A window of the Calditrichia bacterium genome harbors these coding sequences:
- a CDS encoding DUF1611 domain-containing protein produces the protein MIKGTAIVLTNGWLNNLHAKTCHGLLRGTERFDVLAVVDPVFAGKDAGEIMDGKKRGIPVYANVTEAIEKVGKTPKYAVVGVAVHGGKLPKEMRSELFTAMRKGLSVICGLHSFLSDDPEFIKIAEETGVEMFDVRKPRPISELRFWSGEIYDIKNAVVAVLGTDCALGKRTTARFLTETCRNHGISAEMIYTGQTGWMQGNRYGFVFDSTVNDFISGEIERAIVDCAKEANPDVMFIEGQSALRNPSGPCGTEFLLSGNAKGVILQHAPGRDMFEGHEELGVKIPTLLDEIALIKMYGSRVLGIALNEESWTDAQMRSYQQQQRELLGIPVVRPLVEGVEGLLPAIREYIQTGA, from the coding sequence ATGATTAAGGGCACAGCTATTGTCCTGACGAACGGTTGGTTAAACAACCTGCATGCCAAAACCTGCCACGGACTGCTCCGCGGCACCGAACGATTTGATGTGTTAGCCGTCGTCGATCCCGTATTTGCCGGAAAAGATGCCGGTGAAATTATGGATGGAAAAAAACGCGGTATTCCCGTTTATGCAAACGTTACCGAAGCCATCGAAAAGGTTGGCAAAACGCCCAAATATGCAGTCGTTGGCGTTGCCGTTCACGGTGGGAAATTGCCCAAAGAGATGCGCAGCGAATTGTTCACCGCTATGCGAAAAGGGCTGTCCGTCATTTGCGGATTGCATTCATTTTTGAGCGACGATCCCGAATTTATTAAAATAGCCGAAGAAACCGGTGTCGAGATGTTTGACGTTCGCAAACCCCGCCCGATCAGCGAATTGCGTTTCTGGTCCGGCGAAATTTATGATATCAAAAATGCCGTTGTGGCCGTTTTGGGAACCGATTGCGCGCTCGGCAAACGCACTACCGCCCGGTTTTTGACGGAAACTTGCCGGAATCACGGCATCTCCGCCGAGATGATTTACACCGGTCAAACCGGCTGGATGCAGGGGAATCGATACGGTTTTGTGTTCGATTCCACCGTCAACGATTTTATCAGCGGTGAAATTGAGCGGGCGATTGTGGATTGTGCAAAAGAAGCCAATCCCGATGTCATGTTTATCGAAGGACAATCCGCATTGCGCAACCCCAGTGGTCCCTGTGGCACGGAATTTCTGCTGTCCGGTAACGCAAAAGGCGTTATTCTGCAACATGCGCCCGGACGCGATATGTTCGAAGGTCACGAAGAATTGGGTGTGAAAATCCCCACATTGCTGGATGAAATTGCGCTGATCAAAATGTATGGCTCCCGGGTGCTCGGCATCGCGTTGAACGAGGAATCGTGGACGGATGCCCAAATGCGCAGTTATCAGCAGCAGCAGCGAGAGCTGTTGGGGATTCCAGTGGTGCGCCCGCTGGTTGAAGGTGTTGAAGGATTGTTGCCTGCTATCCGCGAATATATTCAAACGGGAGCGTAA
- a CDS encoding esterase family protein: MRFRNWLFAILLIAGPLSAAVVEIRDVPSAAMDTTLQALIILPDSYATSSETRFPVMYLLHGHGGDHTNWNAKTGVAVLADVYQMIIVCPDGNEDSWYFDSPFDPKSQFETHVAVEVVAFADANFRTINNRSGRAITGLSMGGHGALLLAARHPETFGAAGSISGGLDIRPFPERWGLAETIGSIEDFPARWDSLSVAGNIAALKSANLALIFDCGVNDFFIDVNRSLHRALLDAEVPHDYSERPGGHSWQYWDNSIRYQSLFFNIYFNKARQNDAPE; encoded by the coding sequence ATGCGCTTCCGCAACTGGCTGTTCGCCATTTTGTTGATTGCCGGTCCGCTTTCGGCGGCAGTCGTCGAAATCCGCGATGTGCCCAGTGCCGCAATGGATACCACCCTTCAGGCGCTGATTATTTTGCCGGATAGTTATGCTACATCATCGGAAACGCGGTTTCCGGTGATGTATCTGCTGCACGGACACGGCGGCGATCACACCAATTGGAATGCCAAAACCGGTGTTGCGGTGTTGGCGGATGTTTATCAAATGATCATCGTTTGCCCGGACGGGAACGAGGACAGTTGGTATTTCGATAGTCCTTTTGACCCGAAATCGCAATTCGAAACCCATGTGGCAGTTGAAGTCGTCGCATTTGCAGATGCCAATTTCCGAACCATTAACAATCGTTCAGGTCGTGCGATTACAGGGCTTAGCATGGGCGGACACGGCGCATTGTTGCTGGCTGCCCGTCACCCGGAAACCTTCGGCGCTGCCGGCAGCATCAGCGGTGGATTGGATATTCGCCCCTTTCCGGAACGCTGGGGACTGGCAGAAACAATTGGTTCGATCGAAGATTTTCCGGCACGATGGGATTCCCTCTCGGTTGCCGGAAACATTGCCGCGCTCAAATCTGCCAATCTCGCGCTGATCTTCGATTGCGGCGTCAACGATTTTTTTATCGACGTTAACCGCAGCCTGCATCGCGCACTGCTCGATGCGGAAGTGCCGCACGATTACAGCGAACGTCCCGGTGGTCACAGTTGGCAATATTGGGATAATTCCATTCGCTATCAATCCTTGTTTTTCAACATTTACTTCAACAAAGCCCGGCAAAATGACGCACCCGAATAA
- a CDS encoding HAD-IA family hydrolase, with the protein MTHPNNIDWIVFDIGGVLINIDFQPTIGMLSQRSGLPEQDVRNVLLGRSDGGGVLADALSTGNIDLKTYLSETIRALKGCISPRELIILRQAELTTVNKALAQTLPKLKSRYHLACFSNSNVIHWGYMLKNYDFFRHFSVKMGSHIAGARKPDVAAYRYIIEQLNVAPERCLLIDDRPENIAAAQTFGMQTMLCEDPQHIAKQLEQLR; encoded by the coding sequence ATGACGCACCCGAATAACATCGACTGGATTGTTTTTGACATTGGCGGCGTGCTGATCAACATCGATTTTCAGCCGACCATCGGCATGTTGTCCCAAAGATCCGGATTGCCGGAACAGGATGTGCGCAACGTTTTGCTGGGGCGCTCCGATGGCGGCGGCGTGCTCGCGGATGCGTTGAGCACCGGCAACATCGATCTCAAAACCTATCTCTCAGAAACGATCCGGGCGTTGAAAGGCTGCATATCGCCCCGCGAATTAATCATCCTTCGGCAAGCTGAGTTAACGACTGTAAATAAAGCACTTGCGCAAACGCTGCCCAAATTGAAATCCCGCTATCATCTGGCCTGCTTTTCAAACTCAAACGTGATTCATTGGGGATACATGCTGAAAAATTATGATTTCTTTCGCCATTTTTCAGTGAAAATGGGATCGCATATCGCCGGTGCCCGAAAACCGGATGTTGCGGCATATCGCTATATTATTGAACAGCTGAATGTCGCGCCGGAACGCTGTTTGCTCATCGACGACCGTCCGGAAAACATAGCCGCTGCCCAAACATTCGGCATGCAGACGATGCTTTGCGAAGATCCGCAACACATTGCCAAACAACTTGAACAATTACGATAA
- the dacB gene encoding D-alanyl-D-alanine carboxypeptidase/D-alanyl-D-alanine-endopeptidase, which yields MKTFTNTSFFTVLLAATVFFAGCSGRSQLRSPAGSMQPVEQLAHQIDRALADSAMSQSDAAVKVVSLETGETLYSHNSQMLMHPASNMKLLSTASALKNLGPNFRFKTEVYTDSAAHSDSAITGNLYIKGYGNPDLTTDDLRWMVNELKKKGVRSVSGNLVCDESYLDDLYWGNGWMWDDVSAWEWAPICALTVNDNCVEITVAPGETIGAPLSVSIEPETRFMQIANTAKTVAESDSQIRKAYKAERVWRPIAKNIYEVAGGRYLSDRTRTYTVDVVDASYYVGTLFSELMREAGIMFYGKIERGLLPENPQLLIRHQSEPLTEVVLNTNKVSDNLSAELLLKVVGAEVSGTPGTAEKGLSAIRKMLQEAGVDSTSYRITDGSGVSRYNIITANLLIELLKSMDADPRVSAEYRASLPIAGIDGTLRSRMHDTAAQSVLRAKTGTLSGVTTLSGYTVTADGEKLAFSMMMQHFVLPASKIRAVQDNIGEILNNFSRRPVAE from the coding sequence ATGAAAACATTTACGAACACATCATTTTTTACCGTTTTGCTCGCAGCAACCGTTTTTTTTGCCGGCTGTTCGGGACGAAGCCAGTTGCGCTCACCGGCGGGATCGATGCAGCCGGTCGAACAATTAGCACATCAAATTGATCGTGCGTTGGCGGATTCGGCGATGTCGCAATCCGACGCCGCGGTAAAAGTGGTGTCGCTGGAAACCGGCGAAACGCTCTATTCGCACAACAGCCAGATGCTGATGCATCCGGCGTCGAACATGAAATTGCTGTCCACGGCTTCCGCGTTGAAAAATCTGGGACCGAATTTCCGGTTTAAAACGGAAGTTTATACGGACTCCGCCGCGCATTCGGACAGCGCGATCACCGGAAATTTATACATCAAAGGCTATGGCAATCCCGATTTGACCACCGACGATTTGCGCTGGATGGTTAATGAATTGAAGAAAAAAGGTGTTCGCAGCGTTTCCGGGAATCTCGTTTGCGATGAATCGTATCTCGATGATCTGTATTGGGGGAACGGCTGGATGTGGGACGATGTTTCCGCATGGGAATGGGCGCCCATTTGCGCGTTGACGGTTAACGACAATTGTGTGGAAATTACCGTTGCGCCCGGTGAAACGATTGGCGCGCCGCTGTCGGTATCGATTGAGCCGGAAACCCGGTTTATGCAGATCGCCAATACCGCGAAAACCGTTGCCGAAAGCGACAGCCAGATTCGCAAAGCATACAAAGCCGAACGCGTTTGGCGACCCATCGCCAAAAATATTTACGAAGTTGCAGGCGGTCGCTATCTGTCAGACAGAACAAGAACTTACACGGTGGATGTCGTTGATGCATCCTATTATGTCGGAACGTTGTTCAGCGAATTGATGCGCGAAGCGGGCATCATGTTTTACGGAAAAATCGAGCGTGGTTTGCTGCCGGAAAATCCGCAATTGCTGATTCGTCACCAATCCGAACCGCTGACCGAAGTGGTGCTGAACACCAACAAAGTGAGCGATAATTTATCCGCCGAATTGCTGCTCAAAGTCGTTGGCGCAGAGGTGAGCGGCACGCCCGGCACCGCTGAAAAAGGGCTATCTGCCATTCGTAAAATGTTGCAGGAAGCGGGTGTGGACAGCACAAGCTATCGTATTACGGATGGCTCCGGTGTTAGCCGATACAATATTATTACGGCGAATTTGCTGATCGAATTGCTCAAATCGATGGATGCGGATCCCCGGGTTTCGGCGGAATACCGGGCATCGCTGCCGATTGCCGGTATCGACGGCACGCTGCGCAGCCGCATGCACGACACCGCCGCACAAAGCGTGTTGCGTGCGAAAACGGGAACGCTCAGCGGTGTGACAACCCTCAGCGGTTACACCGTTACCGCCGACGGCGAAAAATTGGCATTCAGCATGATGATGCAGCATTTTGTGCTGCCCGCATCGAAAATCCGCGCGGTGCAGGATAACATTGGTGAAATTTTGAATAATTTTTCCCGTCGTCCGGTTGCGGAGTGA
- a CDS encoding aldehyde dehydrogenase gives MIHIPILRGGKTYRSLDLQPLPHFQSGETVAEVSQANPGMIARDLRNIADAQSALQQIPIADLLEICKKTADQFLNATLPIDENSNQTADDYVQQLSATTGMPASLCRANMGKIAHVLENMGAVLGGLTRGLDLSILDSGYVVHNDRPLSFLRETNALGAILPSNSPGVHSLWVPAIPLKVPLVLKPGSQEPWTPLRIARAFIAAGAPPEAFNIYPTNYTGAAEILLKTGRSMLFGDKSTVAPWKKDPRVQIHGPGWSKIIIGEDLIDRWEEFIDVIVDSAAANGGRSCINASGVWVPRHGKAIAEAIAKKFAAFTARSLDDPAAQLPAFANPLVAERISEMIDSQLTEPGAIDVTETIRGHSRLVRDFGCTFLLPTVTFCADHHHPLANTEFLFPYLSVCESPQNEILHQIGSSLVVTAITNDEAFIRELFASPHVERLNIGALPTYRISWDQPHEGNLFEHLYRQRALQLAI, from the coding sequence ATGATACATATCCCCATTTTACGCGGCGGTAAAACCTACCGCAGCCTGGATTTGCAGCCACTCCCCCACTTTCAGTCCGGTGAAACGGTTGCGGAAGTGAGCCAGGCGAATCCCGGAATGATTGCACGGGATTTGCGCAATATTGCCGATGCGCAGTCTGCGTTGCAGCAAATACCGATTGCTGATTTGCTGGAAATCTGCAAAAAAACCGCTGATCAATTTCTGAACGCCACTTTGCCAATTGATGAAAACAGCAACCAAACCGCAGATGATTATGTGCAGCAACTCTCCGCCACTACCGGAATGCCGGCATCGTTGTGCCGGGCAAATATGGGAAAAATTGCCCACGTACTGGAAAATATGGGCGCAGTACTTGGCGGATTGACGCGCGGACTGGATTTGTCAATTCTCGATAGCGGCTACGTGGTTCATAACGATCGCCCGCTCAGCTTCCTCCGCGAAACAAACGCCCTCGGCGCCATACTACCGAGCAACTCGCCGGGCGTGCATTCGCTGTGGGTTCCGGCAATCCCGTTGAAAGTGCCGCTGGTGCTGAAACCGGGCAGCCAGGAACCGTGGACACCGTTGCGGATTGCCCGTGCGTTTATCGCTGCCGGTGCACCGCCGGAGGCGTTCAATATTTATCCGACCAACTACACCGGCGCGGCGGAAATTCTGCTGAAAACCGGTCGCTCCATGCTATTTGGCGATAAATCAACCGTTGCGCCGTGGAAAAAAGATCCGCGTGTTCAAATTCACGGTCCGGGGTGGAGCAAAATTATCATCGGGGAAGATTTGATCGATCGCTGGGAAGAATTTATCGACGTGATCGTCGATTCGGCAGCGGCAAACGGCGGGCGAAGCTGTATCAACGCATCCGGTGTGTGGGTGCCGCGTCACGGCAAGGCAATTGCCGAAGCTATCGCCAAAAAATTTGCGGCGTTCACCGCGCGATCGCTGGACGATCCGGCGGCGCAATTGCCTGCGTTTGCCAATCCCCTCGTTGCCGAACGCATCAGCGAGATGATCGACAGCCAGTTAACCGAACCCGGCGCAATTGATGTTACGGAAACCATTCGCGGACATTCACGATTGGTGCGGGATTTCGGCTGCACATTTCTGTTGCCGACCGTCACTTTTTGTGCGGATCACCACCATCCGCTGGCAAATACGGAATTTCTGTTCCCATATCTCAGCGTTTGCGAATCGCCGCAAAACGAAATATTGCATCAAATAGGCAGTTCGCTGGTTGTCACGGCAATTACAAATGACGAAGCATTTATCCGGGAATTGTTCGCATCACCACATGTGGAGCGACTGAACATCGGTGCGCTACCGACCTACCGGATCAGTTGGGATCAACCGCACGAAGGCAACTTGTTCGAACATTTGTATCGCCAGCGGGCGCTGCAACTCGCGATTTGA
- a CDS encoding chloride channel protein, with protein MPLNRTLKKSTVQLIRLRRAFIAQTQAFFGGIRRAEHVFMIISAIVIGALGAFGAIGFRFLIKFAHRIFFQTWDYSTVWLFDIPWWQRLLLPAVGGLLVGPIVQYIAHEVRGSGVPEVMESVAIRGGAIRPRVIISKILAATITIGSGGSAGREGPIIHIGSAIGSAVGQLLAVSARRLRTFVACGAAAGIAATFNAPIAGALFAVEVIIGDFGVTQFSPIVISAVVATVISRHFIGDFPAFEVPAFKVVSAFEFLPYAVLGILAGLLAVLFIITLYRTTDWFDQLKIPAVLKPAAGGLVVGIIALVFPQIYGVGYESINDALWGRNVEWVLIVLIFLKVIATSATLGSGGSGGVFAPSLFIGAMLGSFIGDLTHQWQPQLAADSGAYALVGMGAMVAGTTHAPISAILIIFELTNDYRVIAPLMLSCIMSVLIATYLKKESVYTMKLKRKGLNIFEGRDVNVLRNIKVRDVLNADIERVPGNSSFTDLIRRLMHSPHNEFFVVRENNEMIGSFSIGEIKQFLKDEDYLSGVVIAADLAHPPPVALHLDDNLDLVMHHFGRFNVDELPVLESRDSNRLVGSVQRKGVIDAYNREIFKYDLAGGMHSVVTAVSKERTIELAEGYSLVEIDPPNSFIGKTLRDLNIRSRYKVEVILIRKQQTGAHTFANRPGAMPLPDYCIESGDRLLIMGRKSDIQYLQ; from the coding sequence TTGCCGCTAAACAGAACGCTTAAAAAATCCACTGTACAGCTCATCCGGTTGCGCCGCGCGTTTATTGCCCAAACGCAGGCTTTTTTTGGCGGTATCCGTCGCGCGGAACATGTCTTCATGATTATTTCCGCCATCGTAATTGGCGCGTTGGGCGCGTTCGGTGCGATCGGTTTCCGGTTTCTCATCAAATTTGCCCACCGGATTTTTTTCCAGACCTGGGATTATTCCACCGTTTGGCTGTTCGATATTCCGTGGTGGCAGCGCCTGCTGCTCCCGGCTGTCGGCGGGCTGCTGGTCGGACCGATTGTCCAGTATATCGCCCACGAAGTGCGCGGCAGCGGTGTGCCGGAAGTAATGGAATCGGTTGCCATTCGTGGCGGTGCGATCCGTCCGCGGGTGATCATCAGCAAAATTCTGGCAGCAACCATCACCATCGGTTCCGGCGGTTCGGCGGGACGTGAAGGTCCGATCATCCACATCGGTTCGGCGATCGGTTCGGCCGTCGGGCAACTGCTGGCGGTTTCCGCCCGACGGTTACGCACGTTTGTAGCCTGCGGCGCGGCGGCGGGCATTGCCGCTACTTTTAACGCACCCATCGCCGGTGCGCTGTTCGCGGTTGAGGTGATCATCGGCGATTTTGGCGTCACCCAATTCAGCCCGATTGTTATTTCCGCTGTGGTGGCAACGGTTATTTCCCGGCATTTTATCGGCGATTTTCCGGCGTTCGAAGTGCCTGCTTTTAAAGTGGTTAGCGCGTTTGAATTTCTGCCGTATGCGGTGTTGGGAATTCTGGCAGGATTGCTGGCGGTGCTGTTCATCATCACGCTGTATCGAACAACGGACTGGTTCGATCAATTGAAAATTCCGGCGGTGCTAAAACCGGCGGCCGGCGGGTTGGTTGTGGGAATTATCGCGCTGGTGTTTCCGCAAATTTACGGCGTCGGTTACGAATCGATTAACGATGCGCTGTGGGGCAGAAATGTGGAATGGGTATTGATTGTTCTCATTTTCCTGAAAGTTATCGCCACATCCGCAACGCTGGGTTCCGGCGGCTCCGGCGGTGTTTTTGCACCGTCGCTGTTTATCGGCGCGATGCTCGGTTCGTTTATCGGCGATCTCACCCATCAATGGCAGCCGCAGCTTGCCGCAGATTCCGGCGCGTATGCGCTGGTTGGCATGGGCGCGATGGTTGCCGGCACCACACACGCGCCGATTTCGGCAATTTTGATCATTTTCGAATTGACGAATGACTACCGGGTGATTGCCCCACTGATGTTGAGTTGCATCATGTCCGTACTCATCGCGACCTATCTCAAAAAGGAAAGCGTCTACACGATGAAGCTGAAGCGCAAAGGGCTGAACATCTTCGAGGGACGCGATGTCAACGTATTGCGCAACATAAAGGTTCGCGATGTGCTGAACGCGGATATCGAACGCGTGCCCGGCAATTCGTCATTCACCGATTTAATCCGGCGATTGATGCACAGCCCGCACAATGAATTTTTTGTTGTCCGCGAAAATAACGAGATGATCGGCTCATTTTCCATCGGCGAAATCAAACAATTTTTGAAAGATGAGGATTATCTTTCCGGCGTGGTGATTGCGGCCGATCTTGCCCATCCGCCGCCGGTTGCGCTGCATCTGGACGATAACCTGGATTTGGTGATGCATCATTTCGGCAGATTTAACGTAGATGAACTGCCGGTACTGGAAAGCCGGGACAGCAACCGGCTGGTCGGTTCCGTTCAGCGAAAGGGCGTCATCGATGCGTATAACCGGGAAATTTTCAAATACGATCTCGCCGGTGGCATGCACAGCGTGGTTACAGCGGTCAGCAAGGAACGCACAATCGAGCTTGCTGAGGGGTATTCGCTGGTCGAAATTGATCCGCCAAACAGCTTCATCGGTAAAACGCTGCGCGACCTGAATATTCGCTCCCGCTACAAAGTGGAAGTCATTTTAATTCGCAAACAGCAAACCGGCGCACATACGTTTGCGAATCGTCCCGGAGCAATGCCGCTGCCGGATTACTGCATCGAATCCGGTGACCGGCTGCTGATTATGGGTCGTAAATCGGATATCCAATATCTTCAATAA
- a CDS encoding chloride channel protein, with product MERIKKLKKYMRLMHRKGVRLQRKLAELGLPDYSIVTIFSVAIGIATGLAAVLFHDTVHLIRHFLFDDIGNHFFGKWSWLIIVFPAAGMLLQSLMIQFAPEVAGRRGVLEVIKAVALRGGHIPFRTTLFHFLAPAINIGSGGTVGPEGPIAQLGGGVASKLGAVFGLSDSRRRMFTAAGSGAAIAAVFNTPLGGVFFALEVILLNDFHAPTFSALILASVSASAVSHMFLGDQPAFVFTQLHSGTVSHYYLYAILGLSAGLVSLYYLRYTDQVSRILRLSAISKTPRWLRMTTVGLLVGICGYYYPLIFGVGYDAINAMLADALSWKTVFVLLLMKFVLVPMVLGVGGFGGIFAPSLFMGGCLGFLFATSLNVLGGMSLDITAFVLVGMGAVLGGINSIPISAILIIFEMTREYSFMLPLMLGVVISTTIVRLALRDSIYNRKLEQQGYRLSSGRDTNILRRLLVRDNMRNDVMLIEENLSLPELVERMLENPHHTFYTVNSEKKITGMISESELRPIITDYETLRSLVVAHDVTRPGVITVRDDDNLQNVMQMFAKNNVDEFPVISALQSGKVIGAIRRQDVLLAYNRESLKFNLVDGFANEIRTLEKAKSVSVSGDYSLAERPVPPRFIGKTIAGLRLRNEYNVEVLMIRQLHPFAHADDAHPVIMASPDYQIHEGDTLVLFGKDSAIEKTANWK from the coding sequence ATGGAAAGAATAAAGAAATTGAAAAAATACATGCGGCTGATGCACCGAAAAGGTGTGCGATTACAGCGCAAATTAGCAGAATTGGGATTGCCGGATTACAGTATCGTTACCATTTTTTCGGTTGCCATCGGTATCGCTACCGGTTTGGCGGCCGTGTTGTTTCATGATACGGTGCATCTGATTCGCCATTTTTTGTTTGATGATATCGGAAATCATTTTTTCGGCAAATGGTCTTGGTTGATCATCGTGTTTCCTGCCGCAGGCATGTTGCTGCAAAGTTTGATGATCCAGTTTGCGCCGGAAGTTGCCGGGCGTCGCGGTGTGCTGGAAGTGATCAAAGCTGTGGCGTTGCGCGGCGGTCACATCCCATTTCGCACTACGTTATTCCATTTTCTGGCACCGGCGATAAATATCGGTTCCGGCGGAACTGTCGGACCGGAAGGTCCGATTGCCCAGTTGGGCGGCGGTGTTGCCAGTAAACTGGGCGCGGTTTTCGGATTATCCGATTCCCGCCGGCGCATGTTTACCGCAGCCGGTTCCGGCGCTGCCATTGCCGCCGTATTTAATACACCATTGGGCGGCGTTTTTTTTGCGCTGGAAGTTATTTTGCTTAACGATTTTCATGCACCCACGTTTTCCGCACTGATTTTGGCATCGGTTTCCGCGAGCGCGGTTTCGCATATGTTTTTGGGTGACCAGCCGGCTTTTGTGTTTACGCAGCTACACAGCGGAACCGTTAGTCATTACTATCTGTATGCCATTTTGGGATTATCTGCGGGACTTGTTTCGCTGTATTATTTGCGATATACCGATCAGGTCAGTCGCATTCTGCGATTATCCGCTATCTCAAAAACACCACGCTGGCTGCGGATGACCACCGTCGGGTTGCTGGTTGGTATCTGCGGTTATTATTACCCGTTGATTTTCGGTGTCGGTTACGATGCCATTAACGCCATGCTGGCAGATGCGCTCAGTTGGAAAACCGTATTTGTTTTATTATTGATGAAATTTGTGCTGGTGCCAATGGTGTTGGGGGTCGGCGGTTTCGGCGGGATTTTTGCGCCGTCGCTGTTTATGGGCGGGTGTCTCGGCTTCCTTTTTGCCACATCGTTAAATGTGCTGGGCGGGATGAGTCTGGATATCACGGCATTCGTTCTGGTCGGGATGGGCGCGGTACTCGGCGGCATCAATTCGATTCCCATTTCGGCAATCCTGATCATTTTTGAAATGACCCGCGAATATTCCTTTATGCTGCCGCTGATGTTGGGTGTCGTTATCAGCACCACCATTGTGCGGCTGGCACTCCGCGATTCCATTTACAACCGTAAACTGGAGCAGCAGGGCTACCGGCTTTCCTCCGGGCGCGATACCAATATTCTCCGCCGCCTGCTCGTTCGCGATAACATGCGAAATGATGTCATGCTGATCGAAGAAAACCTCAGCCTGCCGGAATTGGTAGAGCGAATGCTGGAAAATCCCCATCACACATTTTATACGGTAAACAGCGAGAAAAAAATTACCGGGATGATTTCCGAAAGCGAGCTGCGCCCGATCATCACCGATTACGAAACGCTGCGCTCGCTGGTGGTTGCCCACGATGTTACCCGTCCCGGCGTTATCACCGTTCGCGATGATGACAATTTGCAAAATGTGATGCAGATGTTCGCCAAAAATAACGTGGATGAATTTCCGGTAATATCCGCATTGCAATCGGGAAAGGTGATCGGCGCTATCCGTCGGCAGGATGTGCTGCTGGCATACAATCGCGAAAGCCTGAAGTTTAATCTGGTGGATGGGTTTGCCAATGAAATCCGCACCCTGGAAAAAGCCAAATCGGTCAGCGTTTCCGGCGATTACAGTTTGGCGGAACGTCCGGTGCCGCCGCGGTTTATCGGCAAAACCATTGCGGGCTTGCGGTTGCGAAACGAATACAATGTGGAAGTGCTGATGATCCGGCAGTTACACCCCTTCGCGCATGCCGATGATGCGCATCCGGTAATTATGGCATCACCGGATTACCAGATCCACGAAGGCGATACGCTGGTGCTTTTCGGGAAAGATTCCGCAATCGAAAAAACAGCCAACTGGAAATGA
- a CDS encoding co-chaperone GroES, whose protein sequence is MKEIIVLGDRVLIRPDTSEEKTQVGLYLPQTVKERDDVQRGYIFKTGPGIPLADPSSIGDEPWSRSDDNAPKYIPMEARIGDYALFLRKAAVEIKYDNEEYFVVPQSAILLLVRDQVELPPLEADDTSPLDFE, encoded by the coding sequence ATGAAAGAAATTATCGTTTTGGGCGATCGCGTGTTGATTCGTCCCGATACTTCCGAAGAAAAAACGCAGGTGGGTTTATACCTGCCGCAAACCGTGAAAGAACGCGACGACGTTCAGCGCGGCTATATTTTCAAAACTGGGCCGGGCATTCCGCTGGCGGACCCGTCGTCGATCGGCGATGAACCATGGAGCCGCAGCGATGACAACGCACCGAAATACATCCCGATGGAAGCGCGGATCGGCGATTATGCATTGTTTTTGCGAAAAGCCGCGGTGGAAATCAAATATGATAATGAAGAATATTTTGTGGTGCCGCAAAGCGCTATTTTACTGCTAGTCCGCGATCAGGTTGAACTGCCACCGCTCGAAGCGGATGATACGTCGCCACTGGATTTTGAGTGA
- a CDS encoding histidine triad nucleotide-binding protein, whose amino-acid sequence MSCIFCKIIDGEIPSKKIYEDEHVMAFHDVNPVAPVHALIIPKKHIGKVSEMDDADEQLMGKLISTAKNVAEQLEISESGFRLVFNNGKSANQTVFHIHLHLLGGRAMTWPPG is encoded by the coding sequence ATGAGCTGCATTTTCTGCAAAATTATCGACGGTGAGATTCCGTCCAAAAAAATTTACGAAGATGAGCATGTGATGGCGTTCCACGATGTGAATCCGGTGGCACCGGTACACGCGCTGATCATCCCGAAAAAGCACATCGGCAAAGTATCCGAAATGGATGATGCGGACGAACAATTGATGGGCAAATTGATCAGCACCGCCAAAAATGTTGCCGAACAGTTGGAGATCAGCGAGTCGGGATTCCGGCTGGTATTCAACAACGGCAAATCGGCAAATCAGACCGTATTTCACATCCATTTGCACTTGCTCGGCGGACGCGCGATGACCTGGCCGCCCGGATAA